A single Ktedonobacteraceae bacterium DNA region contains:
- a CDS encoding peroxiredoxin → MSIQDDQYQAATGKVQVGHRAPNFTLPSLDGKPVSLESFIGQKNIVLYFYPKDNTPGCIAEACAFRDSYEVFQEAGAEVIGISSDSEESHRHFASGYRLPFILLSDVGGKVRKLYGVPTTFRLLPGRVTYIIDKRGIVRHIFSAAFAPQKHVDEALKVLEMLREEQE, encoded by the coding sequence ATGAGCATTCAAGATGATCAGTACCAGGCAGCAACGGGAAAGGTGCAGGTGGGTCATCGGGCCCCAAATTTCACCCTTCCATCATTGGACGGTAAACCGGTCAGCCTCGAAAGTTTTATCGGCCAGAAGAATATTGTGCTCTACTTTTACCCCAAAGATAACACCCCAGGCTGTATAGCCGAAGCATGCGCCTTTAGAGACAGCTATGAGGTCTTTCAAGAGGCTGGAGCGGAGGTGATTGGCATCAGTTCGGATTCCGAGGAGTCCCACCGGCATTTTGCATCCGGCTATCGCCTGCCGTTTATTCTGCTGAGCGATGTAGGTGGCAAGGTCAGAAAACTTTACGGCGTTCCCACGACATTTAGGCTGCTACCGGGACGTGTCACCTATATCATCGATAAGCGCGGCATCGTGCGCCACATTTTTTCCGCCGCATTCGCGCCACAAAAACACGTCGATGAGGCGCTCAAGGTGCTGGAAATGTTACGAGAAGAGCAAGAGTAG
- a CDS encoding HAD hydrolase-like protein — MSSAATGIKPYFVGKPNPLMMRTALRTLNAHSEDSVMIGDRMDTDIIAGFESGLRTILVLTGVTSGEQVERFPYRPTWVRESVAEIEV, encoded by the coding sequence GTGAGCAGCGCCGCTACCGGCATCAAGCCCTACTTCGTTGGCAAACCGAATCCACTGATGATGCGCACGGCGCTGCGCACGCTTAATGCCCATTCCGAAGATTCGGTGATGATCGGCGACCGCATGGATACGGATATCATTGCTGGTTTTGAAAGTGGCTTGCGCACCATCCTGGTGCTGACAGGCGTCACTTCAGGCGAGCAAGTGGAGCGCTTTCCCTATCGCCCAACCTGGGTACGAGAATCAGTGGCAGAGATCGAGGTGTGA
- a CDS encoding zinc ribbon domain-containing protein, protein MEKLANFRYYNKKALLALIITYAVSLLLMIVPIALLGNFSGAGSNHVDEVLNALINIGILIFIIQVIFVMIYDWRGAVTLRGWTQSRLMKESLLADFKMFYVILYLFFPEIMLPIYLARVVVGRRREEQRKEFEKQRYIASLEAQLGILPPTQGTCRVCQKPLQIGAEFCQYCRTPVVEHPKVCPECATTALPDAQWCPKCGKPLR, encoded by the coding sequence ATGGAAAAGCTCGCAAATTTCCGTTACTACAACAAGAAGGCGCTATTGGCGCTAATTATTACGTATGCCGTCAGCTTATTGCTGATGATCGTGCCCATCGCCCTATTGGGCAATTTCAGTGGTGCCGGCTCAAATCACGTGGACGAAGTGTTGAATGCGTTGATCAATATCGGTATATTGATCTTCATCATTCAGGTCATCTTCGTTATGATATATGACTGGCGCGGAGCTGTTACCCTGCGTGGTTGGACCCAGTCCAGGCTTATGAAGGAAAGCCTGCTGGCGGATTTTAAGATGTTTTATGTCATCCTCTACCTCTTCTTCCCCGAAATTATGCTGCCGATTTACCTTGCTCGTGTTGTTGTGGGTCGGCGGCGGGAGGAGCAGCGCAAGGAGTTTGAGAAGCAACGTTACATCGCTTCACTGGAGGCGCAACTTGGTATCTTGCCCCCCACACAAGGAACCTGTCGCGTCTGCCAGAAGCCGCTGCAGATTGGAGCCGAATTCTGCCAGTATTGCCGCACCCCGGTAGTCGAGCATCCCAAAGTGTGTCCAGAGTGCGCGACGACGGCTTTGCCAGATGCGCAGTGGTGCCCAAAGTGTGGGAAACCTCTAAGGTGA
- a CDS encoding cytochrome P450: protein MATTAQELETTETTKAALPPGPPRLPYIGNLLSLRRDPLGYLQKLQRIYGNMATIYFMKNPAVLLFRPEHVRYVLVEHPRDFSNIGSFQENRGGDDNFGNEGLLTINGEKHRQQRHAVQPAFHKKRVEGYAAIMQQYTQELLKTWQVGDKVDMSRAMQALTLRIVSKCLFSIDLSMQLEPLGDAFDGVIGSSTSMAEDLLNIRIDNPVTGYGKRRAAIRQLNMLIYTLIAQRRDDERDYHDVLSMLMTAQSGEEPGTKLTEKQIHDHILTFLAAGHETTAIALVWTFYLLAQYPEARLKLQDELHSVLGGREPTLEDLAHLPYLDWVLNESMRLYPPAWMQMRFVAKETELDGVRLPVGTMLILSQWVIHRLPDIWEDAETFKPERWDPANGQQIPPGAYFPFGGGPRTCIGMPLAQMEARIILASVLQKFTPQPVSGYTPGFQPVITLRPKRHLEVTLMPASSGEANAQWKQLVRRNELAVQNGVERKGCRTALLGLLGL from the coding sequence ATGGCGACCACTGCTCAGGAACTGGAAACGACGGAGACGACAAAGGCAGCACTACCACCCGGCCCGCCCCGGTTGCCCTATATCGGCAACCTGCTCTCATTGAGGCGAGATCCGCTCGGCTACCTGCAAAAGTTGCAGCGCATATACGGCAATATGGCGACGATCTACTTCATGAAGAATCCCGCCGTGCTGCTATTTCGCCCGGAACACGTGCGCTACGTGCTGGTGGAACATCCCCGCGATTTCTCGAATATCGGCTCGTTCCAGGAAAATAGGGGCGGCGACGATAATTTCGGTAACGAGGGATTGCTGACCATCAACGGCGAAAAACATCGCCAGCAGCGCCACGCGGTACAGCCCGCCTTTCATAAGAAGCGTGTCGAGGGCTATGCCGCGATCATGCAGCAATACACACAGGAGTTGCTCAAGACATGGCAGGTAGGGGATAAGGTCGATATGTCGCGCGCCATGCAAGCATTAACGCTGCGCATCGTCAGTAAATGCCTCTTCAGCATTGATCTGTCAATGCAGCTTGAGCCACTCGGCGACGCCTTCGATGGCGTCATCGGTAGTTCAACCAGCATGGCCGAAGACCTGCTGAATATTCGCATTGACAACCCCGTTACCGGCTATGGCAAACGTAGGGCCGCCATACGCCAGTTGAATATGCTGATCTATACGCTGATAGCGCAGCGCCGCGACGACGAGCGCGATTATCACGATGTGCTTTCCATGCTGATGACGGCACAAAGCGGCGAGGAGCCGGGTACAAAACTGACTGAGAAGCAGATCCACGATCACATCCTGACATTTTTAGCTGCCGGGCATGAGACAACGGCGATTGCCCTGGTGTGGACGTTTTACCTGCTGGCGCAATATCCAGAAGCGCGCCTGAAATTGCAGGATGAGCTTCACTCGGTGCTAGGCGGTCGCGAGCCAACGTTGGAAGACCTGGCGCACCTGCCCTATCTCGATTGGGTGTTAAACGAATCGATGCGCCTCTATCCTCCAGCCTGGATGCAGATGCGCTTCGTTGCGAAGGAAACTGAGCTGGATGGCGTCCGACTGCCCGTTGGTACGATGCTCATTCTCAGCCAGTGGGTTATTCATCGCCTGCCCGATATCTGGGAGGATGCGGAAACATTCAAGCCCGAACGCTGGGACCCGGCAAATGGACAGCAGATTCCGCCGGGAGCATACTTTCCTTTTGGAGGTGGTCCGCGCACCTGTATCGGCATGCCATTGGCACAAATGGAGGCGCGTATTATCCTGGCGAGCGTTCTGCAAAAATTCACGCCACAGCCTGTTTCCGGCTACACTCCTGGTTTCCAGCCGGTGATTACGCTGCGCCCAAAACGGCATTTAGAGGTAACGCTGATGCCCGCGTCATCCGGTGAAGCAAATGCCCAATGGAAGCAGCTTGTTCGCCGTAATGAGCTGGCAGTTCAAAATGGTGTGGAACGTAAAGGATGCAGGACGGCACTATTGGGACTGTTGGGATTGTAG
- a CDS encoding TIGR03557 family F420-dependent LLM class oxidoreductase, with protein MVQFGWKAGPEQFPPNELLDQAIAVEQAGFDFIEASDHFHPWSEAGQAPFTWTWFGAVAARTNRISMGPGVTCPILRYHPSIIAQAAATVSAMAPGRFFLCVGTGEALNEYAATGMWPGYDERQERLLEAIQLIRALWTGEEISFDGEFYLTRKAKLYTPPASKIPLYISTLAPGSAAFAGQHGDGLITVGGKQPDLYANILKNFEKGAREAGKNPQQMPKLIEINVEFTDNEEAAIQNQKKYWAGTYVPALFDQKIYTPAMSAQNGEVVGSDTIKKATCISANPDDHVKFAQKYIDMGFDQLVFHSADPNQRGVIEAYGQHVLPKLRSKAGVA; from the coding sequence ATGGTACAATTTGGATGGAAAGCAGGACCAGAACAATTCCCACCGAATGAACTACTCGACCAGGCGATTGCCGTCGAGCAGGCAGGATTCGATTTTATCGAGGCAAGCGATCATTTTCATCCGTGGAGTGAAGCAGGACAGGCTCCGTTTACCTGGACATGGTTCGGCGCTGTAGCCGCGCGCACTAACCGCATCAGCATGGGACCCGGCGTTACCTGCCCTATCCTGCGCTACCATCCGTCTATTATCGCGCAGGCAGCTGCCACCGTCTCGGCCATGGCGCCCGGTCGTTTCTTCCTGTGCGTCGGAACCGGCGAGGCGCTCAACGAATACGCGGCGACCGGCATGTGGCCTGGTTACGACGAACGCCAGGAGCGGCTGCTGGAAGCCATACAGCTTATCCGCGCCCTATGGACTGGTGAAGAGATCTCATTTGACGGCGAGTTTTACCTGACGCGCAAGGCAAAGCTCTATACACCTCCGGCTTCAAAGATTCCGCTCTATATCTCCACGCTCGCGCCCGGCAGCGCCGCATTTGCCGGTCAGCACGGCGACGGCTTGATTACAGTTGGCGGCAAGCAGCCCGATCTCTATGCCAATATCCTCAAGAATTTCGAGAAGGGCGCCAGGGAGGCGGGCAAGAATCCGCAGCAGATGCCGAAACTCATTGAGATCAATGTCGAATTTACCGATAATGAAGAGGCCGCCATTCAGAATCAAAAGAAGTACTGGGCGGGTACCTATGTTCCGGCTTTGTTCGACCAGAAGATTTATACTCCGGCCATGTCTGCTCAGAATGGCGAGGTTGTCGGCTCGGATACCATCAAGAAGGCTACATGCATTTCTGCCAATCCCGATGACCATGTCAAGTTTGCGCAGAAGTATATCGACATGGGCTTCGATCAGCTGGTCTTCCATTCAGCTGATCCGAACCAGCGCGGCGTGATTGAGGCATACGGCCAGCATGTGCTGCCCAAATTGCGCTCAAAAGCTGGCGTCGCGTGA
- a CDS encoding glycosyltransferase family 9 protein, with protein MLEKQSFQALSPQIEGRARALEGSRYLITIDKGIGDAVAIGLSVVDQIIQNDPAAYGNIDILCNPLQAEIFAYDPRIKNIFATGITFFPSLEPSSWLKTIFLENEKASMVLFLREQHYKGVFPSIVAPGLYLGLHSHIMLPNILRLAQNLLLRHHPADVSLRTLARQMVNRAFGKQVSDARLEEEEVLLYLDPGQVRKAMQAVTLLKEQARIDGAGTCLLLVAPDSASAVTRPPTDLLAAALSEALAQCPNLIVSILPSYTDTAASENLYSALSPRFEKRVFLLPATPRAGLLETAAFLDQADILVSGDTGIMHLAAATKMLKPGSELVFRPRNTLKIITLFGGTNPDYYGYSKRTTIIGRGRKEQNAFRPGFAKEGYDTHGRNLFDHIAPREVAGAIMNHAGR; from the coding sequence ATGCTTGAAAAACAATCCTTCCAGGCGCTATCGCCTCAGATTGAGGGTCGGGCGCGCGCATTGGAGGGTTCGCGCTACCTGATTACGATAGATAAAGGTATTGGCGATGCCGTTGCGATAGGGTTGAGCGTGGTCGATCAAATCATACAAAATGATCCGGCGGCTTACGGAAATATTGATATACTCTGCAACCCATTACAGGCTGAAATATTTGCTTACGACCCGCGCATCAAAAACATTTTCGCGACCGGTATCACCTTTTTCCCCTCGCTTGAGCCATCATCCTGGCTTAAAACAATTTTTCTGGAAAACGAGAAAGCCTCGATGGTTCTTTTTTTGCGCGAGCAGCACTATAAAGGCGTCTTCCCCAGTATTGTAGCGCCGGGCCTCTATCTCGGACTGCACTCGCATATCATGCTGCCCAATATTTTGAGGCTGGCGCAGAACCTGTTGCTACGGCATCATCCGGCGGACGTTTCTTTACGAACATTGGCCAGGCAGATGGTCAATCGCGCTTTTGGCAAGCAGGTATCCGATGCCAGGCTCGAGGAGGAAGAGGTTTTGCTCTACCTTGACCCCGGACAGGTACGTAAAGCCATGCAGGCCGTTACACTGCTTAAAGAACAGGCGAGGATAGACGGGGCTGGGACTTGCCTGCTACTTGTTGCGCCGGACAGCGCATCCGCGGTGACAAGGCCCCCAACGGATCTGCTGGCAGCGGCGTTATCAGAAGCGTTAGCGCAATGCCCCAACCTGATCGTAAGCATTTTACCGAGCTACACCGATACGGCGGCCTCGGAAAACCTGTACTCAGCACTTTCCCCTCGCTTTGAAAAGCGCGTCTTTTTGCTGCCTGCCACTCCCAGAGCCGGGCTGCTTGAAACGGCGGCATTTCTGGATCAGGCTGATATCCTTGTCAGTGGTGATACAGGCATCATGCACCTGGCAGCGGCCACTAAAATGCTGAAACCCGGCTCCGAGCTAGTTTTCCGCCCGCGTAACACGCTGAAGATCATTACGCTCTTCGGCGGCACCAATCCCGATTACTACGGCTACAGCAAACGCACCACCATTATTGGACGAGGCCGCAAAGAGCAGAATGCCTTTCGGCCTGGTTTCGCCAAAGAGGGGTACGATACCCATGGACGCAATCTTTTTGACCACATTGCGCCGCGAGAGGTGGCCGGGGCGATTATGAATCACGCGGGCCGATAA
- the recQ gene encoding DNA helicase RecQ, with protein sequence MEQIEAVLKYNFGHDTFWPGQREIVEQVLAQHDAFVLMPTGGGKSLTYQLPALLMPGLTIVISPLIALMHDQVDRLQANGIAATFINSSLGTAERLQRERQALNGELKLLYVAPERLLSDSFLSQLDAIEERMGISLLAVDEAHCVSEWGHDFRPEYRQLGQLRRRYPDVPMLALTATATERVREDIITQLRLRDPYIHIASFNRPNLSYEVRKKDKSSYKELLQLLREQPNDPVIIYCATRSNVDVLSEMLRSDGIHALPYHAGMSNEERTANQNRFIRDDVPVLVATIAFGMGISKPDVRAVIHYDLPRNLEGYYQESGRAGRDGLPAKCILFFNYGDRVRQEYIIAQKSNEQEQFIALQQLQQMIAYCEDTGCRRRALLAYFGETLPPGQCDNCDNCQRQAVMEDRTRDAYLFLFGVAKTQQRFGMQYVISVLRGANTQKIRDYNHNLLPIYGSGKHLSGDEWTHIGRSLLQQGLVDEVGEYHILRLNPLSWEVLRKQRGVEIPSLPRKKKSVETRPEKAGSASPAPESETEGLLQRLRTLRKHLADEQDIAPYMVFSDNALRAMAEQRPQSRSQFAQIPGVGSHKLDAYFMLFTAEIRDYCLAHNLSMMNPDEEPQPAPAKKREYPQIVNANTPTRRLTLDLYRQGMSVEEIARARNLTQGTITGYLSEFVETGEITDIDRLVPPDRFEVIAGAIRQLGGDTLRPIKDALGEEYSYDEIRLVRAFLRQSAKT encoded by the coding sequence TTGGAGCAGATCGAAGCAGTTCTCAAGTACAACTTTGGCCACGATACATTCTGGCCTGGGCAGCGGGAAATTGTCGAACAGGTTTTAGCGCAGCATGATGCTTTTGTCCTGATGCCCACAGGAGGCGGTAAATCGCTCACCTACCAGCTTCCTGCCTTGCTGATGCCGGGCCTGACTATCGTTATTTCGCCCCTGATCGCGTTGATGCATGACCAGGTTGATCGCCTGCAGGCTAATGGCATCGCCGCCACTTTTATAAATAGTTCGCTGGGCACGGCAGAACGTTTGCAGCGGGAGCGCCAGGCGTTGAATGGCGAGCTTAAGCTGCTGTATGTCGCGCCTGAGCGACTATTGAGCGATAGTTTCTTATCGCAGCTCGACGCCATCGAGGAACGTATGGGCATCTCGTTGCTGGCGGTCGATGAGGCGCACTGCGTCAGCGAATGGGGCCATGATTTTCGTCCAGAGTACCGGCAGCTGGGGCAATTGCGCCGCCGCTACCCGGACGTGCCGATGCTGGCCCTCACCGCGACGGCAACCGAACGCGTGCGCGAGGATATTATCACGCAATTGCGCCTGCGCGATCCCTACATTCACATTGCCAGCTTCAACCGCCCGAATCTCTCCTACGAGGTGCGCAAAAAGGATAAGAGTTCCTATAAAGAGCTGTTGCAATTATTGCGCGAGCAGCCCAACGACCCGGTCATTATCTATTGTGCCACCCGCAGCAACGTCGATGTTCTGAGCGAAATGCTCAGGAGCGATGGTATTCACGCGCTGCCATACCATGCAGGCATGAGCAATGAGGAGCGCACCGCAAACCAGAATCGCTTCATACGTGATGACGTGCCGGTGCTGGTTGCCACGATTGCCTTCGGCATGGGCATCAGCAAGCCGGATGTGCGCGCCGTCATTCACTACGACCTGCCGCGCAACCTGGAAGGATATTACCAGGAGTCAGGCCGGGCCGGACGTGATGGCTTGCCCGCGAAATGCATCCTCTTTTTTAACTATGGCGACCGCGTGAGACAAGAATATATCATTGCGCAGAAGAGCAATGAGCAGGAACAGTTCATCGCGCTACAACAATTGCAACAGATGATTGCCTACTGTGAGGATACGGGCTGCCGCCGCCGCGCCCTGCTGGCCTACTTTGGGGAAACATTGCCGCCGGGGCAGTGCGATAACTGCGATAACTGCCAGCGCCAGGCAGTCATGGAAGACCGCACTCGGGACGCTTATCTTTTCCTGTTCGGCGTCGCTAAAACACAGCAGCGTTTCGGCATGCAATACGTCATCAGCGTGCTGCGGGGCGCGAACACGCAGAAGATTCGCGACTATAATCATAACCTGCTTCCCATCTATGGCAGCGGCAAGCATCTGAGCGGCGATGAATGGACGCATATCGGGCGGTCGCTGTTACAGCAAGGCCTGGTGGATGAGGTCGGCGAGTACCATATCCTGCGGCTCAACCCGCTCTCATGGGAGGTCTTGCGCAAGCAGCGTGGCGTCGAGATTCCCAGCCTGCCGCGGAAGAAAAAAAGCGTGGAAACGCGCCCGGAAAAGGCCGGGAGTGCCTCTCCGGCGCCAGAATCGGAAACAGAAGGCCTGTTGCAGCGCCTGCGCACCCTGCGCAAGCACCTGGCGGACGAACAGGACATCGCCCCCTACATGGTTTTCTCGGATAACGCTCTACGAGCTATGGCAGAGCAGCGACCGCAGAGTCGCTCGCAATTCGCCCAGATTCCGGGCGTTGGCAGTCACAAGCTGGATGCCTACTTCATGCTATTCACGGCAGAAATTCGCGACTACTGCCTCGCGCACAACCTGAGCATGATGAACCCGGATGAGGAGCCGCAGCCCGCTCCCGCTAAGAAAAGGGAATACCCTCAAATCGTCAACGCCAATACGCCAACACGCCGGCTGACGCTCGACCTGTACCGGCAGGGCATGAGCGTTGAGGAAATCGCCCGCGCCCGCAATCTTACGCAGGGGACGATCACCGGCTATCTTTCCGAATTTGTCGAGACCGGTGAAATCACCGATATTGATAGGTTGGTGCCACCAGACCGCTTTGAAGTGATCGCCGGTGCTATCCGCCAGCTTGGTGGCGATACCTTGCGCCCGATTAAAGATGCCCTGGGCGAGGAATATTCCTACGACGAGATTCGCCTGGTGCGGGCATTTCTGCGACAATCCGCTAAAACATGA
- the ruvX gene encoding Holliday junction resolvase RuvX, producing the protein MARLLALDVGEARIGVAISDATEFLASPYTTLHVSRNESQTWEAIRQIISETDAGSLVVGLPVSLDGQLHEQARRVQAFVERLKEHISIPITFWDERFSTVEVERLLAERGQVETGRRSERGRGRRQGYGGSRKRKRSNAGVDALAATLILQEYLDHRSKKTEDESL; encoded by the coding sequence ATGGCACGATTACTGGCATTGGATGTCGGCGAGGCCCGGATCGGCGTGGCGATCAGCGATGCTACGGAATTTCTGGCTTCTCCTTATACGACATTGCATGTTTCTCGGAATGAGTCTCAAACCTGGGAGGCCATCCGGCAGATTATCAGCGAGACGGATGCCGGGAGTCTCGTCGTTGGATTACCTGTGAGCCTGGATGGGCAGCTTCACGAGCAGGCAAGGCGCGTGCAGGCCTTTGTTGAGCGTTTAAAAGAGCATATCTCCATCCCAATCACGTTTTGGGATGAACGTTTTTCGACGGTCGAAGTTGAACGCTTGCTTGCCGAACGCGGCCAGGTTGAAACGGGGAGACGTTCTGAACGGGGCCGGGGACGCAGGCAGGGCTATGGTGGAAGCAGAAAAAGAAAACGTAGCAACGCGGGGGTAGATGCCCTGGCAGCGACTCTCATTTTACAAGAGTACCTGGATCACCGGTCAAAGAAGACAGAGGATGAATCATTATGA
- the mltG gene encoding endolytic transglycosylase MltG — MKKRGSRGAIIAVLLVGILIFAGVYFAWTTVTDVFQPVDSGPGKTIPLVIQSGESTSQIADQLQAEGLIRNALAFRLWARIKGLDTHLQAGAYNLNTNMTIDAIINQLLQAQPDELVVAVPPGLRIEQIAQRVADAGLPNFKIQDFLKYTEHPNQFPDASRYPILGCTLDTTTHTQYSMEGLLFPDTYLVPVSGTARDVVNIMLKEFNDKVSQNHLDTLAQQHLPIAPDSSKRNCSSKEYQLYQGVILASIVEHEVNSVSNMPGVASVYWNRVYIAGNETANFLGADPTVQYARDTQNPPKDGKYWTPLNDAGKNIAPDSPWNTYTHKYWPPTPIGSPQLASLLAAINPPKSDNLYFLVTKDGHLVYAKTYQEFLQDEQKYPTQ; from the coding sequence ATGAAAAAACGCGGATCACGAGGGGCCATCATTGCCGTCCTGTTAGTTGGTATACTCATTTTTGCCGGTGTCTACTTCGCATGGACCACCGTGACCGACGTTTTCCAACCGGTTGATTCCGGTCCCGGTAAAACGATTCCGCTTGTCATTCAAAGTGGTGAAAGCACCAGCCAGATAGCCGACCAGTTGCAAGCCGAGGGGCTTATCCGTAACGCGCTGGCATTTCGTCTCTGGGCGCGTATCAAGGGCCTGGATACACACCTGCAGGCGGGGGCCTACAACCTCAATACCAACATGACGATTGACGCCATTATTAACCAGCTTTTACAGGCCCAGCCCGATGAACTGGTGGTGGCAGTTCCACCAGGATTGCGTATAGAGCAGATAGCACAGCGGGTGGCAGACGCTGGACTTCCGAATTTCAAGATACAGGACTTCCTGAAATATACTGAGCATCCCAACCAGTTCCCCGATGCATCCAGGTACCCCATCCTGGGATGCACGCTCGACACGACCACGCATACGCAATACAGTATGGAAGGCTTGCTCTTCCCTGACACTTACCTGGTACCGGTAAGTGGCACAGCACGGGACGTGGTGAATATCATGCTGAAGGAATTCAACGACAAAGTGAGTCAAAATCATCTCGACACGCTTGCCCAGCAACACCTTCCCATCGCTCCTGACTCGTCGAAGCGCAACTGCTCATCGAAAGAGTACCAGTTATACCAGGGGGTCATCCTGGCCTCGATTGTCGAACACGAGGTGAATTCCGTTAGTAACATGCCAGGTGTGGCCAGCGTCTACTGGAACCGGGTCTATATTGCCGGAAATGAAACCGCGAATTTCCTCGGAGCCGACCCGACGGTACAATACGCGCGTGATACGCAAAATCCACCAAAGGACGGGAAATACTGGACGCCGCTAAACGATGCTGGCAAGAATATTGCCCCGGATAGCCCATGGAATACCTACACCCATAAGTACTGGCCACCGACTCCGATCGGCAGCCCGCAGCTGGCAAGCCTGCTGGCAGCCATCAATCCGCCCAAAAGCGATAACCTGTACTTCCTGGTCACAAAAGACGGACATCTTGTTTATGCGAAGACATATCAAGAGTTTCTACAAGACGAACAGAAATATCCGACCCAATAA
- a CDS encoding undecaprenyl-diphosphate phosphatase — MTLNIWQTIFLALLQGVTELFPISSLGHTVILPGLFGWANIETNTACGGQSCFLPIVVALHLGTTIALVAYFWRDWLQVILTLINSVKRGEVKTGTEEWVSWLVIIGTIPAGLIGIFLQDPLKQLFASPVIAAAFLVVNGSILFAAERLRQRSEVNGKFLTPKEREAQYRPLSSLTWKDAVIVGLAQSLALIPGISRSGSSMVAGLGVRLNHEDAARFSFLLGAPIIGAAALLEVPQLFGQSASTWILVGIGMVLSGVAAYLSTKFLMKYFETGRLNPFAYYCWGAGIVSLILLVFVLHRAS; from the coding sequence ATGACGCTAAATATCTGGCAGACCATCTTCCTGGCGCTACTCCAGGGAGTGACAGAACTTTTTCCGATTAGCAGCCTGGGTCATACTGTTATTCTGCCCGGTCTATTCGGTTGGGCCAACATCGAAACAAATACGGCCTGTGGAGGACAGAGCTGCTTTTTACCCATTGTAGTCGCGTTGCACCTTGGTACCACAATCGCCCTGGTGGCCTATTTCTGGCGCGACTGGCTCCAGGTCATTCTGACCCTCATCAACAGTGTCAAGCGCGGAGAAGTGAAAACCGGCACAGAAGAATGGGTCAGCTGGCTGGTTATTATCGGAACCATTCCGGCAGGCCTGATCGGGATTTTCTTGCAGGACCCCTTGAAGCAACTCTTTGCCTCTCCGGTGATTGCCGCCGCTTTTCTGGTTGTCAACGGTTCCATCCTCTTTGCCGCCGAACGTTTGCGCCAGCGCTCAGAAGTCAACGGTAAATTTCTTACGCCCAAAGAGCGTGAGGCGCAGTATCGCCCGCTTTCTTCGCTGACCTGGAAGGATGCTGTTATTGTAGGTCTTGCGCAATCGCTGGCGCTTATACCGGGAATCTCACGCTCCGGGTCGAGCATGGTAGCGGGACTTGGCGTCAGGCTCAACCACGAGGACGCGGCCCGGTTTTCTTTCCTGCTCGGCGCTCCCATCATTGGCGCGGCTGCCTTGCTCGAAGTACCCCAGCTTTTCGGTCAATCCGCGTCTACATGGATACTGGTAGGGATTGGCATGGTTCTATCCGGGGTAGCTGCCTACTTGAGTACCAAATTCCTGATGAAGTACTTCGAGACCGGGCGGCTCAATCCTTTCGCCTACTACTGCTGGGGAGCTGGCATCGTCTCGCTTATCCTGCTGGTCTTCGTACTGCATAGAGCGAGTTAG